The following are encoded together in the Alteromonas gilva genome:
- a CDS encoding tetratricopeptide repeat-containing sulfotransferase family protein, with product MNTANRLSAISKLLDKGNLDTAAADCIQVVKEYPDDAAAWVLLSEISARLKQHRMAINSALKALSIDPDNSQYLLHLARLYSGLSAWQASRKVLRKLHASMASLTVEERLELALLYYQSGQIDGAIELYQQVINSEPENHQVRYNLASLQRYTGDLNSAAANLETVIAAHPEDYEACSALAHVKPHPEPRSVLEQLTRCQRYYEDSGSEAAKAALASLYYGKGKVLEDARQYPAAFAAYATGAALKRDLQRFTVSDELARINAMQRLVSNGDFAAPTQSGSDGPVFIVGMPRTGTTVVEGILGSHSKVKRGGELNYLPMTILEAAGGSWADGPQSITAGTLANIANADMNAIGQRYMALSGDYLNCQGVFTDKLPLNALFVPIILSAIPNARVVQVERNAMDTALSNFKMLFKHGYDYSYSLDDIGAYVPAYQRMIKQWQETYPQRILTLRYEHLVARPEEVGRRLTEFCELPWEPACLQFHQQPGATQTASASQVTESLHNRYVGQWRRFKEPLTTLKKKWQTQRLSALTEEDVKW from the coding sequence ATGAATACAGCAAATCGCCTTAGCGCTATCAGTAAACTGCTGGACAAGGGCAACCTTGATACGGCAGCGGCTGACTGTATTCAAGTGGTAAAAGAATACCCGGATGACGCAGCTGCCTGGGTGTTGTTGTCTGAAATCAGTGCTCGCTTAAAACAGCATCGTATGGCGATAAACAGCGCCCTGAAAGCGCTCAGTATTGACCCTGACAACAGCCAGTATCTGCTGCATCTGGCTCGCTTATACAGCGGTTTAAGCGCCTGGCAGGCGAGCCGAAAAGTACTGCGGAAGTTACATGCTTCAATGGCATCGCTTACCGTTGAAGAACGCCTTGAACTGGCTTTGTTGTATTACCAAAGTGGTCAAATCGACGGGGCAATCGAACTTTATCAACAGGTAATTAATAGCGAGCCTGAAAACCATCAGGTGCGCTATAACCTGGCGTCATTACAACGCTATACCGGCGATCTCAACAGCGCCGCGGCTAACCTGGAAACGGTAATAGCGGCGCATCCTGAAGACTATGAAGCCTGCAGCGCGCTGGCTCATGTTAAACCGCACCCAGAGCCGCGAAGTGTGCTGGAACAATTAACCCGCTGCCAGCGTTATTATGAGGATAGCGGGTCAGAAGCGGCTAAGGCCGCTCTGGCATCACTTTACTATGGTAAAGGAAAGGTACTCGAAGATGCCCGGCAGTACCCGGCAGCGTTTGCGGCCTATGCAACGGGCGCGGCCCTTAAACGCGACTTACAGCGTTTTACTGTTAGCGATGAGCTCGCCCGGATTAACGCTATGCAACGTCTGGTCAGTAACGGTGACTTTGCTGCGCCAACCCAAAGCGGTAGTGATGGTCCGGTGTTTATTGTTGGTATGCCTCGCACCGGCACCACAGTTGTTGAGGGGATTTTGGGCAGCCATTCTAAAGTGAAGCGTGGCGGCGAGCTTAACTATCTACCCATGACCATTCTGGAAGCTGCCGGTGGTAGCTGGGCGGACGGGCCTCAGTCGATAACGGCCGGGACCCTCGCCAACATCGCTAACGCAGATATGAACGCTATTGGCCAACGGTATATGGCGCTCAGTGGTGATTACCTCAATTGCCAGGGAGTATTCACCGATAAACTGCCGCTTAACGCGCTATTTGTGCCGATTATTTTAAGTGCCATACCCAACGCGCGGGTAGTACAGGTAGAGCGCAATGCAATGGATACCGCGTTGAGCAATTTTAAAATGCTGTTTAAGCACGGGTATGACTACTCATATTCACTCGATGATATCGGCGCTTATGTGCCGGCTTACCAACGAATGATCAAGCAGTGGCAAGAGACCTATCCACAACGAATATTAACCTTACGCTACGAACACCTTGTGGCCCGACCGGAGGAGGTCGGTCGTCGGCTGACAGAGTTCTGTGAGCTGCCGTGGGAACCTGCTTGTTTGCAATTCCATCAACAACCGGGTGCCACACAAACGGCCAGTGCCAGCCAGGTGACAGAGTCATTGCATAACCGTTACGTGGGGCAATGGCGGCGATTTAAAGAGCCCCTCACAACACTTAAGAAAAAGTGGCAAACACAGCGGCTCAGTGCGTTAACTGAAGAGGATGTAAAATGGTAA